A window of the Eubacterium sp. 1001713B170207_170306_E7 genome harbors these coding sequences:
- a CDS encoding ABC transporter ATP-binding protein has product MRRNPISIMARLIGLVKPLIHIMLLTILMGIAGYLCAIFITILGGYGILSVLDIIKFDLGLLFIIILILGLMRGILHYIEQASGHYIAFKLLAIIRDKVFKAIRKLSPAKLEGRDKGNLIAVITGDIELLEVFYAHTIAPIAIAIITSLIMVIFIGHFHPLLGLIAAIAYLCVGFVIPAAASHLGSEKGRSYRRLFGALNTYFLDSLRGLKECIQYHSGPSRLTEITRQSDELDIQQKALKSQEGLSAAVTNTAILFFDLAMLFTSILLMRQGLLGFEGVLIPVIALFSSFGPTAALSSLSNNLLQTFAAGERVLDILDESPVVRVVENGADITFDGGACKDLSFSYDAETILDKITMDFPDSKVIGIHGKSGSGKSTLLKLLMRFWDRQSGSLQLSGHDIREVNTHSLRENESYVTQSTYLFNDTIGANIRIARLNASDKEVAEAAKKASIHDFISQLPKGYDTPVGELGESLSGGERQRIGLARAFLHQAPFILLDEPTSNLDSLNEGIILKSIREHAADHTVVLVSHRRSTMGITDLDYSIENGRLS; this is encoded by the coding sequence ATGCGCAGAAATCCCATCTCAATCATGGCACGGCTTATCGGGCTGGTTAAACCATTAATTCACATCATGCTGCTTACCATTCTTATGGGAATCGCAGGCTATTTATGCGCGATCTTTATTACCATTTTGGGTGGTTATGGCATTCTCTCTGTTTTAGATATTATAAAATTCGATTTGGGGCTGCTTTTTATCATCATCCTGATTCTGGGACTTATGCGCGGCATCCTTCATTACATTGAGCAGGCCAGCGGCCACTATATTGCCTTTAAGCTTCTTGCTATTATCCGTGACAAGGTCTTTAAAGCCATACGCAAGCTCTCCCCTGCAAAGCTGGAAGGACGCGATAAAGGCAATTTGATCGCAGTTATTACCGGTGACATCGAGCTTCTTGAGGTATTTTATGCGCACACTATTGCTCCGATTGCCATTGCCATAATCACCTCCTTAATTATGGTCATCTTTATTGGGCACTTCCACCCTTTGCTTGGCCTCATCGCGGCCATTGCTTACCTTTGCGTCGGGTTCGTCATTCCCGCGGCCGCCTCTCACCTGGGCTCAGAAAAAGGAAGAAGCTATCGCAGACTTTTTGGTGCGCTTAATACTTATTTTCTGGACAGCCTGCGCGGTTTAAAAGAATGTATCCAGTACCATTCCGGACCTTCACGCCTAACTGAAATCACACGTCAGTCCGATGAGCTCGATATTCAGCAAAAAGCGCTGAAAAGCCAGGAGGGTTTGTCTGCCGCTGTCACCAATACAGCTATTTTGTTTTTTGATCTTGCAATGCTCTTTACGTCTATTCTATTAATGCGCCAGGGGCTTCTTGGCTTTGAGGGCGTATTAATTCCGGTTATTGCTTTGTTTAGCTCCTTTGGTCCAACCGCAGCGCTCAGCAGTCTTTCAAACAATCTGCTTCAAACCTTTGCCGCCGGGGAACGGGTGCTGGATATTCTGGATGAGAGCCCGGTTGTCCGGGTCGTAGAAAACGGCGCAGACATCACGTTTGACGGAGGGGCATGTAAAGACCTGTCCTTTTCCTACGACGCCGAAACAATCCTTGACAAGATTACCATGGATTTTCCAGACTCCAAAGTTATCGGCATTCATGGAAAGAGCGGTTCAGGGAAGTCTACCTTACTTAAACTGCTCATGCGCTTCTGGGACCGCCAGTCTGGCAGTCTCCAGTTGTCTGGTCATGATATCCGCGAAGTCAATACACATAGTCTGCGTGAAAATGAAAGCTATGTCACTCAAAGCACTTACCTCTTTAATGATACCATTGGAGCAAATATCCGTATTGCACGTTTAAACGCCAGTGATAAAGAAGTCGCCGAAGCCGCCAAAAAAGCCTCTATTCATGACTTTATTTCCCAGCTTCCAAAAGGCTACGATACGCCGGTAGGCGAACTTGGTGAGTCCCTGTCAGGGGGAGAGCGCCAGCGTATTGGGCTGGCCCGTGCCTTTTTGCACCAGGCGCCCTTTATCCTGCTGGATGAGCCGACCAGTAATCTGGACAGCCTGAATGAAGGGATTATTTTGAAATCCATCCGGGAGCATGCCGCTGATCATACGGTTGTACTGGTTTCTCACAGGCGTTCCACCATGGGTATCACTGATCTTGATTATTCGATAGAAAATGGGAGGCTCTCCTGA
- a CDS encoding ABC transporter ATP-binding protein/permease, translated as MIDKRLTQMMGKANRYIFLNVFFNWVCLLANMTIIFTIAWLLQNILTGGIESIEISGSLIIIFIALIVRFAATLMASKMSYAASSGVKKTLREKIYKKLLRLGISYNERISTAEVVQVSVEGVEQLDIYFGKYLPQLFYSLLAPITLFAVLSFINLKTALILLICVPLIPVSIVAVQKIAKRLLSKYWSTYTELGDSFLENLQGLTTLKIYEADQYKNEEMNAQSEKFRKITMKVLTMQLNSVTVMDIIAYGGAAIGIILAITEFMKGNISFGGTFALIMLSAEFFIPLRLLGSFFHIAMNGMAASDKIFRLLNLEEPAQADGIVDPQNADIHLRHIAFSYDAERPVLEDVSLSIPKGKFISIVGESGSGKSTIASLIMGAHQSYSGDICIGQQNLKSLSEASIMENITLISHNSMIFKGSVRDNLLIAQPTASDEVLYNTLKRVCLYDFLMEQQGLDTCILENGSNLSGGQSQRLALARALLHNSEIYIFDEATSNIDAESEEQIMSVIEALAHTKTVILISHRLANVRSADQIYVLYKGRIIASGTHPELLENSSYYADLCFTQTSLENYGKEKPVYAQKSHLNHGTAYRAG; from the coding sequence ATGATTGATAAACGCCTGACACAAATGATGGGCAAGGCTAACCGGTATATTTTCTTAAATGTTTTTTTTAACTGGGTTTGCCTTTTGGCAAATATGACAATTATTTTTACTATCGCCTGGTTACTACAGAACATTTTAACGGGTGGTATTGAAAGCATTGAGATATCCGGCTCTCTGATAATCATTTTCATCGCTCTGATTGTGCGTTTTGCCGCTACTCTCATGGCATCAAAAATGTCCTATGCGGCCTCCTCTGGTGTCAAAAAAACACTGCGTGAAAAAATATATAAAAAACTGCTACGCCTGGGCATAAGCTACAACGAAAGAATCTCGACGGCTGAGGTGGTCCAGGTTTCCGTAGAAGGCGTTGAACAATTAGATATTTATTTTGGTAAATATCTTCCCCAGCTGTTTTATAGTCTTCTTGCCCCCATAACGCTTTTTGCTGTTTTGTCTTTTATTAATCTGAAAACAGCGCTGATTCTTCTGATTTGTGTACCGCTTATCCCTGTTTCAATCGTGGCTGTACAGAAAATTGCCAAAAGACTTCTTTCAAAATATTGGAGTACCTATACAGAATTGGGTGACAGCTTTCTGGAAAATCTTCAGGGATTAACAACCCTTAAAATTTACGAAGCCGACCAGTATAAAAATGAAGAAATGAATGCTCAATCTGAAAAATTCCGAAAAATCACCATGAAGGTTCTCACCATGCAGTTAAACTCCGTAACCGTCATGGACATTATTGCATATGGCGGCGCTGCCATTGGTATTATTTTAGCGATCACAGAATTTATGAAAGGAAATATCTCTTTTGGCGGTACCTTTGCGTTGATTATGCTTTCTGCAGAGTTTTTTATTCCACTGCGCCTGCTGGGTTCTTTTTTCCACATCGCAATGAACGGAATGGCCGCATCGGATAAAATTTTCCGATTGCTTAACCTTGAAGAACCTGCTCAAGCTGACGGCATCGTTGATCCCCAAAATGCGGATATTCATCTGCGTCATATCGCGTTTTCTTACGACGCCGAACGCCCTGTCCTGGAAGACGTCTCTTTGAGCATTCCAAAGGGGAAATTTATATCCATTGTCGGAGAATCTGGTAGTGGCAAAAGTACCATTGCTTCGCTGATTATGGGCGCTCATCAGAGTTACAGCGGGGATATCTGCATTGGACAGCAAAATCTAAAATCCCTGTCTGAAGCCAGCATTATGGAAAACATCACCCTCATTAGCCATAACAGTATGATCTTCAAGGGAAGCGTTCGGGATAATCTTTTGATCGCTCAGCCAACCGCCAGTGATGAAGTGCTGTATAATACGCTTAAACGCGTTTGCCTTTATGATTTTCTTATGGAGCAGCAGGGGCTGGATACCTGTATACTGGAGAACGGCTCAAACCTCTCCGGCGGACAAAGTCAGCGGCTCGCCCTTGCCAGAGCGCTGCTCCACAACTCCGAAATCTATATTTTCGATGAGGCAACTTCCAATATAGACGCGGAAAGCGAGGAACAAATCATGTCCGTTATCGAAGCTCTGGCCCATACCAAAACCGTTATACTGATTTCCCACCGGCTGGCCAATGTGCGTTCAGCTGATCAGATTTATGTTTTATATAAAGGACGTATCATCGCGTCTGGAACACACCCTGAACTTCTGGAAAACAGCAGCTATTATGCTGATCTCTGCTTTACTCAGACATCCCTTGAAAACTATGGAAAGGAGAAACCCGTTTATGCGCAGAAATCCCATCTCAATCATGGCACGGCTTATCGGGCTGGTTAA
- a CDS encoding YbaN family protein produces the protein MKTLYLIIGFLFFGLGAIGVILPVLPTTPFLLVASYCFARGSKRFNDWFLSTRIYQKHLDSFVKERSMTLKTKISLLSFASAMLILAFCLVDVIYARILIIAVIIFKYYYFIFRIKTIREVQND, from the coding sequence ATGAAAACACTGTACCTTATTATTGGTTTTTTATTTTTTGGTCTTGGGGCTATCGGCGTTATATTGCCGGTGCTCCCAACCACCCCTTTTCTTCTTGTCGCAAGCTATTGCTTCGCACGTGGCAGTAAGCGGTTTAATGATTGGTTTCTAAGCACCCGCATTTATCAAAAGCATTTGGACAGCTTTGTTAAGGAACGCTCCATGACTTTAAAAACTAAGATTTCTCTTTTATCCTTTGCGTCTGCGATGCTGATTCTTGCATTTTGTCTGGTAGATGTTATTTATGCGCGCATTCTTATCATTGCGGTAATAATCTTTAAATATTACTATTTTATTTTCAGGATTAAAACGATCCGGGAGGTCCAGAATGATTGA
- a CDS encoding heavy metal translocating P-type ATPase, with the protein MKYTIVHDLPGRIRLRCGRNAFSPDEGYSITSVLMAQTIVTDAKASSVNGSLLIFYVDDSRSLLLDFIDALVPAKLPVIPQSERDTTTEVDADFQYALAFKIVRRFLFRGFLPSPVRHAITLLRAVPYVLRGIKSLLNFHVNVDVLDASSIGVSLMQGDYGTASSIMFLLSLSDLLEDYTRKKTKLALAGSLSVNVDTVWKQDHSGEFISTPIGQLEENDIIIVRTSGTIPVDGSICKGEAYINEACMTGESQSVLKKEDDSVYAGTVIEDGSIVIKVRAIGNGTRMNKIIELIDQSESLKADVQSRAEKLADSIVPFSFLASGLAFLFTRNATKAASVLLVDYSCAIKLATPISVISAMHEAANHKIVIKGGKFLESYAQADTIVFDKTGTLTVASPSVGEVIPFPPYDRTEVLRTSACLEEHFPHSVAHAIVRKAEEENLKHREEHAEVEYIVAHGIRSKLHNKKALIGSYHFIVEDEGIPVTPEQKSIILEKWHGKSTIFLALGDALAGMICIDDPLRPEAAETIQALRKSGIDKIIMLTGDSDEAARDVSAQLGITEYQAQILPEDKASVIKGLKEDGHKVIMVGDGINDSPALAAANVSVSMKDSSDIAREVADITLLSTDLRELITLRRLSQSLLERIQKNFYIIIGFNSLLLAGGLVGFIPPATSAFLHNFSTMFISAASMRPCLKAPV; encoded by the coding sequence ATGAAATACACCATCGTTCACGATCTGCCCGGACGCATTCGTCTGCGTTGCGGACGTAATGCTTTTTCCCCTGATGAAGGCTACAGTATAACTTCTGTTTTGATGGCGCAAACCATAGTTACCGACGCAAAGGCTTCCAGTGTTAACGGAAGCCTTTTAATTTTTTATGTCGATGACTCTCGCTCCCTGCTTCTAGATTTTATTGACGCTCTGGTGCCGGCAAAGCTTCCTGTCATACCTCAATCCGAAAGAGACACCACCACTGAAGTTGACGCGGATTTTCAATATGCGCTTGCATTTAAGATTGTACGCCGCTTTCTTTTTCGAGGGTTTCTTCCTTCTCCCGTGCGCCATGCGATCACTTTGTTACGCGCTGTCCCCTATGTCTTACGCGGTATAAAAAGTTTGCTTAATTTCCATGTTAATGTTGATGTTTTAGACGCGTCTTCCATTGGGGTTTCTTTAATGCAGGGAGATTATGGAACCGCCAGCTCTATTATGTTTCTTCTTTCGCTCTCAGATTTACTGGAAGACTATACCAGAAAAAAAACCAAGCTGGCTTTGGCAGGCAGTTTGTCTGTCAATGTTGATACTGTGTGGAAACAAGACCACTCAGGTGAATTTATCAGCACACCAATCGGCCAGCTCGAAGAAAACGATATTATTATCGTTCGTACCAGCGGTACTATCCCCGTAGATGGCAGCATCTGTAAAGGTGAAGCCTATATTAATGAGGCCTGCATGACCGGCGAATCCCAATCCGTCTTAAAAAAAGAAGATGATTCTGTTTATGCCGGAACTGTCATTGAAGACGGCAGCATTGTTATAAAGGTTCGTGCCATTGGAAATGGAACCCGTATGAACAAAATTATTGAGCTCATTGACCAGTCAGAAAGCCTGAAGGCTGATGTCCAAAGTCGTGCTGAAAAATTAGCAGATTCGATTGTACCCTTTAGTTTTTTAGCCTCTGGTTTGGCGTTTTTGTTCACCAGAAACGCAACAAAAGCCGCCTCTGTCCTGCTGGTTGATTACTCCTGCGCCATTAAGCTTGCGACCCCGATCTCTGTTATCTCTGCCATGCATGAAGCGGCTAACCATAAAATCGTCATAAAAGGCGGAAAATTCCTTGAGTCCTATGCTCAGGCCGACACCATTGTTTTTGACAAAACAGGTACACTTACGGTTGCTTCCCCCAGTGTTGGTGAAGTCATTCCCTTTCCACCATACGACAGGACCGAAGTTCTGCGAACTTCTGCATGTCTTGAAGAACATTTTCCCCACAGTGTTGCCCACGCCATTGTTCGTAAAGCAGAGGAGGAAAATTTAAAGCACCGCGAAGAACATGCTGAAGTAGAGTATATTGTCGCACATGGGATACGTTCAAAGCTTCACAATAAAAAAGCGCTGATTGGCAGCTACCATTTCATTGTGGAAGATGAAGGGATCCCTGTAACACCTGAACAAAAGTCCATTATCCTGGAAAAATGGCATGGCAAATCGACGATTTTTCTGGCTCTGGGTGACGCATTGGCCGGTATGATTTGTATTGATGATCCACTCCGGCCCGAAGCTGCTGAGACAATACAGGCACTCCGTAAATCAGGCATAGATAAAATTATTATGCTTACTGGCGACAGTGACGAAGCCGCCCGGGATGTCTCAGCCCAGCTTGGCATTACTGAGTATCAGGCTCAAATATTACCGGAAGATAAAGCCTCGGTCATCAAAGGTTTAAAGGAAGATGGTCACAAGGTTATCATGGTAGGAGATGGTATTAACGACTCACCAGCTTTGGCGGCCGCAAATGTCTCTGTTTCCATGAAAGATTCTTCGGACATTGCCCGTGAGGTTGCAGATATCACTTTACTCAGCACAGATCTCAGAGAGCTGATTACTCTGCGGCGCCTTAGCCAGTCTCTACTGGAACGTATTCAGAAAAATTTTTATATTATTATTGGATTTAACAGCCTTCTGCTGGCGGGCGGACTGGTCGGATTTATTCCACCGGCTACCTCTGCTTTTTTACACAATTTTTCTACAATGTTTATCAGTGCGGCCAGTATGCGGCCCTGTTTAAAGGCGCCTGTGTGA
- a CDS encoding DUF6110 family protein, giving the protein MKNILENDKLTFFIGGIAAATLGVKALKSKCAHKFFVNTLASGMKLQDDAKVMYENIKEDAVDLCYEAKLESKKAESAGE; this is encoded by the coding sequence GTGAAAAATATTTTAGAGAATGACAAGTTAACTTTTTTTATTGGTGGCATTGCCGCCGCTACTTTGGGGGTGAAGGCATTAAAGAGTAAGTGCGCCCATAAGTTTTTTGTAAACACATTAGCTTCTGGCATGAAATTACAGGATGATGCCAAAGTGATGTACGAAAATATTAAAGAAGATGCTGTTGACCTCTGTTATGAAGCAAAGCTTGAGTCAAAAAAAGCTGAATCTGCTGGAGAATAA
- a CDS encoding ferrous iron transport protein A, with protein MKTLKATPCGQTVKVVKIENKGPIKRRIMDMGITKGVDIFVRKVAPLGDPIEVTVRGYELSLRKADAESIIVE; from the coding sequence ATGAAAACTTTAAAAGCCACTCCATGTGGTCAGACAGTAAAGGTTGTTAAAATTGAAAACAAAGGACCAATCAAGCGCCGTATTATGGATATGGGCATTACAAAAGGCGTGGATATTTTTGTCCGAAAAGTTGCTCCCTTAGGCGATCCTATTGAAGTAACCGTACGCGGCTATGAGCTTTCCCTCAGAAAGGCGGATGCTGAAAGCATTATTGTTGAGTAG
- a CDS encoding FeoA family protein, translated as MPLSMARMGEPVRIMKINGKEETKRFLNSLGFVIGDNVTVVSQLGGNMIINVKDTRVAIDKSMANRIMINE; from the coding sequence ATGCCGTTAAGCATGGCCCGTATGGGAGAACCCGTTAGAATAATGAAAATCAATGGTAAAGAAGAAACAAAACGTTTCTTGAATAGCTTGGGATTTGTTATTGGTGATAATGTCACTGTTGTTTCACAATTAGGCGGCAACATGATCATCAATGTTAAAGATACACGCGTTGCTATCGATAAATCTATGGCCAACCGTATAATGATCAACGAATAA
- a CDS encoding DUF3793 family protein, which produces MLNDFDKLLGFHCAPTLMGIKEANLICCAKKQFADISVLLSEYNAFMNYKDLYLEPLWETERRILILVYQKKRLMKSLKDPKVIEFLNKYGYQEKMSFNELLDNLKRNVSAAGDFPHEIGVFLGYPIEDVEGFILNKGKNCQACGCWKVYSDVENKLKLFEKYTKCRDVVCSYINRGTSIRQLFQTG; this is translated from the coding sequence ATGCTAAATGATTTTGATAAATTACTGGGCTTTCATTGTGCCCCAACCCTAATGGGAATAAAAGAAGCAAACCTTATTTGCTGTGCCAAGAAGCAGTTTGCAGATATTTCGGTTTTACTGTCAGAATATAATGCTTTTATGAATTATAAAGACTTATATCTTGAACCGTTATGGGAAACAGAACGGCGTATATTGATCCTGGTTTATCAAAAGAAAAGGCTTATGAAAAGTCTTAAAGACCCAAAAGTGATAGAATTTTTAAATAAATATGGTTATCAAGAGAAGATGAGCTTTAATGAACTGCTGGACAATCTTAAAAGAAATGTAAGTGCAGCGGGAGATTTTCCACATGAAATTGGCGTTTTTTTAGGATATCCCATAGAAGATGTTGAGGGATTTATTCTCAATAAAGGAAAAAATTGCCAGGCGTGTGGTTGTTGGAAGGTATATTCAGACGTTGAGAACAAATTAAAGCTTTTTGAAAAATATACCAAATGCCGTGATGTAGTTTGCAGCTACATTAATCGCGGAACGTCAATCAGACAATTGTTTCAGACTGGTTGA
- a CDS encoding flavodoxin, with protein sequence MDKIAVVYWSGTGNTELMANRIADGIEKGGKTAETFFVTDFSKDKIADYDHIVFGCPSMGAEVLEEGDFDPFFTDIEGSLRDKKVALFGSYGWGDGEWMRDWEDRVREAGAVLYDEGLTIQETPDSDGEEECVDFGKGFAQF encoded by the coding sequence ATGGATAAAATTGCAGTTGTTTATTGGAGCGGTACAGGAAATACTGAGTTGATGGCGAATCGCATTGCGGACGGAATTGAAAAGGGCGGAAAAACCGCAGAGACATTTTTTGTAACAGATTTTAGTAAAGATAAAATTGCTGATTATGATCATATTGTCTTTGGATGTCCGTCTATGGGGGCAGAGGTGCTTGAAGAAGGCGACTTTGATCCGTTTTTTACTGATATTGAAGGAAGCTTGAGGGATAAAAAAGTAGCTTTATTTGGCTCTTATGGCTGGGGAGATGGCGAATGGATGAGAGATTGGGAAGACCGTGTCCGTGAGGCCGGTGCAGTGCTTTACGACGAAGGCTTGACGATTCAGGAAACGCCGGATAGTGACGGAGAGGAAGAGTGTGTTGATTTCGGGAAAGGATTTGCACAGTTTTAA
- a CDS encoding L-2-amino-thiazoline-4-carboxylic acid hydrolase, with protein sequence MRAAINKQMLFKKCRTLLLEMLGTERGGQVYSTFKLGYDALLLEELPESEKAELPQMREIVLRTIALYHALLEIKISWQQTEEILKTLMKVYVDLLAGELERLSSTPFFFANYRKKVTTEYTHYFSDKKWDIDLIENTRRKLSFDIKACLFFDVLKENNCIILAPLFCEFEKNIFQGMEDKVEFSRPSYKGQGDDYCELSFYKL encoded by the coding sequence ATGAGAGCAGCAATCAATAAACAAATGCTATTTAAGAAATGCAGAACATTGTTGTTGGAAATGCTTGGAACAGAAAGAGGCGGCCAGGTTTACAGCACTTTTAAGCTGGGCTATGATGCTTTACTGTTAGAAGAATTACCGGAAAGTGAAAAGGCTGAGCTGCCACAAATGCGGGAGATTGTATTGCGTACCATCGCGCTATACCACGCATTGCTTGAAATAAAGATATCATGGCAGCAGACTGAAGAAATATTGAAAACACTTATGAAGGTGTACGTGGACTTACTTGCCGGGGAATTAGAGAGGTTATCATCTACCCCGTTTTTCTTTGCAAACTATCGAAAAAAAGTGACAACAGAGTACACTCATTATTTTTCTGATAAAAAATGGGATATTGATTTGATTGAAAACACACGCCGTAAGCTGAGCTTTGATATTAAGGCCTGCCTGTTTTTTGATGTCCTAAAAGAGAATAATTGCATTATACTGGCGCCTTTGTTCTGTGAATTTGAAAAAAATATTTTTCAGGGAATGGAGGATAAGGTTGAATTTAGCAGACCGAGTTACAAAGGTCAGGGAGATGATTACTGCGAATTAAGCTTCTATAAGCTTTAA
- a CDS encoding helix-turn-helix domain-containing protein, protein MAEKLTTKGKKTRENIMNTAKKLFYERGYTNTGIQDIAEEAGVKLGTMTYYFKKKTDLVGEIYNTYFMGLYNSISETLGQEATLFTKYCFTLICFFDDILKDSKNARFYYEILEKNASRKERLYLIKTFNRSCLDFFNKSYEKDDLDAYAITNYGAQKEIYMDYYDRELPFDAHKVVEYLVRNTFRILAIDKETLDNTIEQAFRFSESGQLSEIRFLI, encoded by the coding sequence ATGGCCGAAAAATTAACAACTAAAGGGAAAAAGACCCGAGAGAATATAATGAATACTGCAAAAAAGCTGTTTTATGAACGCGGTTATACCAATACAGGGATCCAGGATATTGCTGAAGAGGCCGGTGTTAAGCTTGGCACAATGACTTACTATTTCAAAAAAAAGACAGATTTAGTCGGCGAGATTTACAATACATATTTTATGGGCCTTTATAATTCTATTAGCGAGACATTAGGACAGGAAGCAACCTTATTTACAAAGTATTGTTTTACGTTGATATGCTTTTTTGACGATATTCTTAAGGATTCAAAAAATGCGCGGTTTTATTATGAGATATTGGAAAAAAACGCCAGCCGTAAAGAACGTCTTTATTTAATTAAAACATTTAATCGATCATGTCTTGATTTTTTCAATAAATCTTATGAAAAAGATGATCTGGATGCTTATGCTATTACAAATTATGGCGCGCAAAAAGAAATATACATGGATTATTATGACCGGGAGCTTCCTTTTGACGCACATAAGGTTGTAGAGTATCTGGTACGCAATACATTTCGTATTTTAGCTATTGATAAAGAAACACTCGACAATACGATTGAGCAGGCTTTTCGCTTTTCTGAAAGTGGCCAGCTGTCAGAAATCCGTTTTCTGATTTAA
- a CDS encoding HAD family phosphatase — MIEAVIFDMDGVIIDSETDYQQIELDMYAEMGLDMSEEDAVKSMGRVTVDWWRELKERFGFAQSAEELAEYENKLYLDFLFSDEQQKTMMEGVDVFLKTLKDKGYRLAIASSSTVPAINRVLELFGLEQVFDVRVSGDHVAIGKPAPDIFLRAAELLNVEPEKCMVIEDSGSGILAAKRAGMKCTAYLSAPDGQVDYRLADYQVAHFDRFFETVTVMD, encoded by the coding sequence ATGATCGAGGCAGTCATTTTTGATATGGACGGAGTTATTATTGATTCTGAGACAGATTATCAACAAATTGAACTGGACATGTATGCCGAAATGGGCTTGGACATGTCTGAAGAGGACGCGGTAAAAAGCATGGGCAGAGTAACCGTTGACTGGTGGCGGGAGCTGAAGGAACGGTTTGGTTTTGCGCAGAGCGCGGAGGAGCTTGCAGAATACGAAAACAAGCTTTATCTGGATTTTTTGTTCAGTGATGAACAGCAGAAAACCATGATGGAAGGCGTGGATGTTTTCCTGAAGACCCTGAAGGATAAAGGATATCGTCTGGCGATCGCATCTTCCTCGACAGTTCCCGCGATTAACCGTGTGCTGGAGCTATTTGGTTTGGAGCAGGTGTTTGACGTGAGGGTATCAGGCGATCATGTTGCTATCGGGAAGCCAGCGCCGGATATTTTTTTACGTGCTGCAGAACTATTGAACGTTGAGCCAGAAAAATGTATGGTCATTGAGGACTCGGGCAGCGGTATTCTTGCAGCAAAACGGGCCGGGATGAAATGTACGGCGTATCTTAGTGCGCCGGACGGGCAGGTTGACTACCGGCTGGCAGATTATCAAGTCGCGCATTTTGACCGCTTTTTTGAAACCGTAACGGTTATGGATTAA
- a CDS encoding MarR family winged helix-turn-helix transcriptional regulator, translating into MTCKRHELYQAYMKLLEVGSQCSETISHECQAKALTRKQVYYLRIIDENNDMTFSKLADFTSNSKPTITEVINKFISWDCVYKEKSDKDRRVCYIHLTPKGKRIARAEEMTQLRLIERIEACLDESEINTLINLLNKLN; encoded by the coding sequence ATGACATGTAAAAGACATGAGCTCTATCAAGCATACATGAAGCTTTTAGAAGTAGGAAGCCAGTGTAGTGAGACCATCAGCCACGAGTGTCAGGCGAAAGCATTGACCCGTAAGCAGGTTTATTATTTACGGATCATTGATGAAAATAATGATATGACCTTTAGTAAACTGGCTGATTTTACATCAAATTCCAAGCCAACCATAACAGAAGTGATCAATAAGTTTATTTCCTGGGATTGTGTTTACAAAGAAAAATCGGATAAAGATAGAAGGGTGTGCTATATCCACCTGACACCTAAAGGAAAACGCATTGCTCGGGCAGAGGAAATGACGCAGCTTCGTCTGATTGAACGGATTGAAGCTTGTCTGGATGAGTCGGAAATTAATACGCTTATCAACCTGTTGAATAAACTAAATTGA